The Acidimicrobiales bacterium genome has a window encoding:
- the era gene encoding GTPase Era — protein MSGSRGGRVEPGEQGRAGGALAHSGFVSLVGRPNVGKSTLLNRILDTKVSITSRSPNTTRTRLRGILNGPDHQVVFVDTPGIHRPRTPLGERLNETARGALEDVDLAVLVVDASAAIGRGDRYVAARLPSDSVVAVNKVDRASRRQVLDQLARAAGELGLEDAEYFPVSARTGSGVAELVEHLVSRLPPGPRYYPPEAVRDVDEAFFVAELVREQLLRVARDELPHSIACRVVEWDWPYVRCEIAVERESQKAIVVGRAGSVLKAAGTAARAQLPPGTYLDLRVVVERDWQRRSEVIERFGY, from the coding sequence GTGAGCGGGTCGCGAGGCGGGCGAGTCGAGCCTGGCGAGCAGGGGCGGGCGGGGGGCGCGCTCGCGCACTCGGGCTTCGTCTCGCTCGTCGGGCGCCCGAACGTCGGCAAGTCCACCCTGCTCAACCGGATCCTCGACACGAAGGTCTCGATCACCTCGCGCAGCCCGAACACGACACGCACGAGGCTGCGGGGGATCCTGAACGGCCCGGACCACCAGGTCGTCTTCGTCGACACGCCGGGCATCCACCGCCCACGCACGCCGCTCGGCGAGCGGCTCAACGAGACGGCCCGGGGCGCCCTCGAGGACGTGGACCTCGCCGTGCTCGTCGTCGACGCCAGCGCAGCGATCGGGCGCGGCGACCGCTACGTCGCCGCCCGCCTCCCGAGCGACAGCGTCGTCGCCGTGAACAAGGTCGACCGCGCCTCTCGCCGCCAGGTCCTCGACCAGCTCGCCCGGGCGGCCGGCGAGCTCGGCCTCGAGGACGCCGAGTACTTCCCGGTCTCCGCCCGCACCGGCTCGGGGGTCGCCGAGCTCGTCGAACACCTCGTCTCGAGGCTGCCGCCCGGCCCCCGCTACTACCCCCCCGAGGCCGTCCGCGACGTCGACGAGGCCTTCTTCGTCGCCGAGCTCGTGCGCGAGCAGCTCCTGCGCGTCGCGCGCGACGAGCTCCCCCACTCGATCGCCTGCCGGGTCGTGGAGTGGGACTGGCCCTACGTGCGCTGCGAGATTGCCGTCGAGCGCGAGTCCCAGAAGGCCATCGTCGTGGGGCGCGCCGGCTCGGTGCTGAAGGCGGCCGGCACCGCAGCGCGCGCCCAGCTCCCGCCCGGCACCTACCTCGACCTGCGCGTCGTCGTGGAGCGCGACTGGCAGCGCCGCAGCGAGGTCATCGAGCGCTTCGGCTACTGA
- a CDS encoding ATP-dependent DNA helicase: MASGDLERDLARVVAALPEGGEARPGQVAMATAVAAALEARRHLVVRAGTGTGKSLAYLVPAVRSGRRVVVATATKALQDQLVTKDVPLVRAGLRRPVRAAVLKGRANYLCAQRVREAGAAGVQGQLGADERGSGPLAAQARRVLAWASSTSSGDRAELDFEVDPRVWSALSVTAEECPGASRCPAGDECFAEAARAAAAEADLVVVNLHLLGADLAGGGTVLPDHDALVVDEAHELEEVLSASLGASIGAGRLRALATAARLALGPARRADQEVCDALVDLAARFEGALAPLEGQRLAPDGLGGLAEVVELAATRLERLEAALRRREAASETDQRAARAARAAGRLREQLVALLALGPDDVAWVAGGERPTLELAPLELAPLLAERLFARLPVVLTSATVPPGLAARLGADPDRTDELDVGSPFHYEEHALLYCAAHLPDRRRPEAAAAIAEELAFLIDAAGGRTLALFTSRAAMLEAAAAVRARVAYPVLVQGDAPKAALLAAFAAAPETCLFATMGFWQGVDVPGQTCSLVAIDRLPFSRPDDPLAAARRERAGPAAFRTVDLPRAASLLAQGAGRLVRTASDRGVVAVLDSRLATAPYRWDLVRALPPMRRTRSREEVAAFLRALRAGTSAPAASPA, from the coding sequence GTGGCGAGCGGTGACCTCGAGCGCGACCTCGCTCGGGTCGTCGCCGCGCTCCCCGAAGGCGGCGAGGCCCGCCCGGGGCAGGTGGCGATGGCGACGGCCGTCGCCGCAGCGCTCGAGGCTCGCCGTCACCTCGTCGTGCGGGCCGGGACGGGCACCGGCAAGTCCCTCGCCTACCTCGTGCCGGCCGTCCGCTCGGGCCGGCGCGTCGTCGTCGCGACCGCGACGAAGGCGCTGCAGGACCAGCTCGTCACCAAGGACGTGCCGCTCGTGCGCGCCGGGCTGCGCCGCCCGGTGCGCGCCGCCGTCCTGAAGGGGCGTGCCAACTACCTCTGCGCCCAGCGCGTGCGCGAGGCCGGCGCAGCCGGGGTGCAGGGCCAGCTCGGTGCGGACGAGCGGGGGAGCGGCCCCCTCGCCGCGCAGGCCCGCCGCGTCCTCGCGTGGGCCTCGAGCACCTCGAGCGGCGACCGGGCGGAGCTCGACTTCGAGGTCGATCCGCGCGTCTGGTCCGCCCTCAGCGTCACCGCCGAGGAGTGCCCCGGCGCCTCGCGCTGCCCGGCGGGCGACGAGTGCTTCGCCGAGGCGGCGCGTGCCGCCGCGGCGGAAGCGGACCTCGTCGTCGTCAACCTCCACCTCCTCGGCGCCGACCTCGCCGGGGGCGGCACCGTGCTGCCCGACCACGACGCCCTCGTCGTGGACGAGGCCCACGAGCTCGAGGAGGTGCTCAGCGCCAGCCTCGGCGCCTCGATCGGCGCGGGCCGGCTGCGCGCCCTCGCGACGGCCGCCCGCCTGGCGCTCGGCCCGGCGCGACGCGCCGACCAGGAGGTCTGCGACGCGCTCGTCGACCTCGCGGCCCGCTTCGAGGGAGCGCTCGCGCCGCTGGAGGGCCAACGGCTCGCCCCCGACGGCCTCGGCGGGCTCGCCGAGGTGGTGGAGCTCGCCGCGACGCGTCTCGAGCGCCTCGAGGCCGCGCTGCGCCGGCGCGAGGCGGCGAGCGAGACGGACCAGCGAGCGGCCCGGGCGGCGCGCGCGGCCGGCCGGCTGCGCGAGCAGCTCGTCGCGCTCCTCGCGCTCGGCCCCGACGACGTCGCCTGGGTGGCGGGCGGGGAGCGGCCGACGCTCGAGCTCGCGCCGCTCGAGCTCGCACCGCTGCTCGCCGAGCGCCTCTTCGCGCGCCTGCCGGTCGTCCTCACGAGCGCGACGGTGCCGCCGGGCCTCGCCGCGCGCCTCGGCGCAGATCCCGACCGCACCGACGAGCTCGACGTCGGGAGCCCCTTCCACTACGAGGAGCACGCCCTCCTCTACTGCGCGGCGCACCTGCCGGACCGCCGACGGCCGGAGGCCGCGGCCGCCATCGCCGAGGAGCTCGCCTTCCTCATCGACGCTGCGGGGGGGCGTACCCTCGCGCTCTTCACGAGCCGCGCCGCGATGCTCGAGGCCGCGGCCGCGGTGCGAGCGCGCGTCGCCTACCCGGTCCTCGTCCAGGGCGACGCGCCGAAGGCCGCTCTGCTGGCCGCCTTCGCCGCGGCGCCCGAGACGTGCCTGTTCGCCACGATGGGGTTCTGGCAGGGGGTGGACGTGCCCGGGCAGACCTGCTCGCTCGTCGCGATCGACCGCCTGCCCTTCTCCCGTCCGGACGACCCGCTCGCCGCGGCGCGCCGCGAGCGCGCCGGGCCCGCGGCCTTCCGCACCGTCGACCTGCCGCGCGCCGCGAGCCTCCTCGCCCAGGGCGCGGGTCGCCTCGTGCGGACGGCGAGCGACCGGGGTGTCGTCGCGGTGCTCGACTCGCGTCTCGCCACCGCCCCCTACCGCTGGGACCTCGTGCGCGCCCTGCCGCCGATGCGTCGGACGCGCTCGCGCGAGGAGGTCGCCGCCTTCCTGCGGGCGCTGCGAGCTGGCACCAGCGCCCCGGCAGCATCGCCCGCCTGA
- a CDS encoding UvrD-helicase domain-containing protein, protein MPERAALPDAAARERVRACLDETLFVEAGAGTGKTGALVGRVLALVRTGRAPIEEIAAITFTEAAAAELRERLQRALAEEAAGAEGGWARTALAHLDDAAITTIHGFAHSLLAEHPLEAGLPLRFRVLDEVAGALELERRLGDLAERLAGEPAGAALLGAALAVGLTLRHVEALAARLDECWDRLEGLAVPDLEPLGAEVLAASEQLAASIGEVLAASSGAPGADTLEAVAAEVAAAASRRPPGHDWLDHLEWLCSVPACRAGRRSSGAGGGPLDGLRRAIADLEDERRAVVSRLSGEVLATLARRLAVEARRAAAERCTRGELRFHDLLARAMGLLRSSPAVLERLRRRYRYLLVDEFQDTDPLQLDIVRLLAEDASGTAVPGKLFFVGDPRQSIYRFRGADLDAYLGALAELVPEGPTELVTSFRSVPGVVDFVNAVFGPLLVPDGEAPARFAPLTPVRPALDGGAPVVVLGGAAEGRERADERRAREAADVAEAIVRAVEEGWTVEVAGARRPARFGDVALLVPRRTGLAVFEEALDDAGVPYRVESVSLVYRAQEVRDLLACLRALAYPADASAVVAALRTPLFGCSDDDLLAHRRAGGSWSLDAPRPVGSPERVATALDYLAEAAVRCRLSGVVDTVLALVHERRARQLAVALRHGPEAVRRIDFVVEEARAFAEAGGTGLAELLAWAELRAANNARLVEAPGEQGDAVSIRTVHGAKGLEFPIVVLAELGSAASAQSGPRLVVGGDGRPELRVRAGLETPGFAALAAEEARREEGERRRLAYVGATRARDHLVVALHHAPARSGRPSLAELVASRLEAAPGSWRRLGPRRAPAPGRALGAPGAEPDPPVDEPAYDALLARRAQLAASAGRPTSVAATALVATVPEEAERRAATALGRAVHALLQVVDLRGGDDLAALARRTAAAEGCPELAASVASLASAALASPVLRRAALADVVEREVPVTAVLPEGNLDGVVDLVFVQGGELVAVDYKTDVLAAPGLARAAAAGHRLQAGAYALALGGALGRPVDRFTFVFLAAPGGAVEVEVADLPAACAAARAAAAAALGGRG, encoded by the coding sequence ATGCCTGAGCGCGCCGCGCTCCCCGACGCCGCGGCGCGCGAGCGGGTGCGTGCCTGCCTCGACGAGACGCTCTTCGTCGAGGCGGGTGCCGGCACGGGCAAGACCGGAGCCCTCGTCGGGCGCGTCCTCGCCCTCGTGCGGACCGGGCGCGCGCCGATCGAGGAGATCGCGGCGATCACCTTCACCGAGGCGGCTGCCGCGGAGCTGCGCGAGCGGCTGCAGCGCGCGCTCGCCGAGGAGGCGGCCGGGGCGGAGGGGGGCTGGGCGCGCACCGCCCTCGCGCACCTCGACGACGCGGCGATCACCACGATCCACGGCTTTGCGCACTCCCTGCTCGCCGAGCACCCCCTCGAGGCGGGGCTGCCGCTGCGCTTCCGGGTCCTCGACGAGGTCGCCGGCGCGCTCGAGCTCGAACGCCGCCTCGGTGACCTCGCCGAGCGCCTGGCGGGCGAGCCGGCGGGCGCCGCGCTCCTCGGCGCGGCCCTCGCCGTCGGGCTCACGCTGCGCCACGTCGAGGCGCTCGCCGCGCGCCTCGACGAGTGCTGGGACCGCCTGGAGGGCCTCGCCGTGCCGGACCTCGAGCCCCTCGGCGCCGAGGTCCTCGCGGCGAGCGAGCAGCTCGCCGCGTCCATCGGCGAGGTCCTCGCCGCCTCGAGCGGTGCGCCCGGGGCCGACACCCTCGAGGCGGTGGCCGCCGAGGTGGCTGCCGCCGCGTCGAGGCGCCCGCCCGGGCACGACTGGCTCGACCACCTCGAGTGGCTGTGCTCCGTCCCGGCGTGCAGGGCGGGCCGCAGGAGCAGCGGGGCGGGGGGCGGTCCGCTCGACGGCCTGCGCCGTGCGATCGCCGACCTCGAGGACGAGCGCAGGGCGGTCGTGTCGAGGCTCTCCGGCGAGGTCCTCGCCACCCTCGCCCGTCGCCTCGCCGTCGAGGCCCGCCGAGCGGCGGCAGAGCGCTGCACCCGGGGCGAGCTGCGCTTCCACGACCTGCTCGCGCGGGCGATGGGTCTGCTCCGCTCGTCACCGGCGGTCCTCGAGCGCCTCCGCCGCCGCTACCGCTACCTCCTCGTCGACGAGTTCCAGGACACCGACCCGCTCCAGCTCGACATCGTCCGCCTCCTCGCTGAGGACGCCTCCGGCACGGCGGTGCCCGGCAAGCTCTTCTTCGTCGGCGACCCGCGCCAGTCCATCTACCGCTTCCGCGGTGCCGACCTCGACGCCTACCTCGGCGCGCTCGCCGAGCTGGTGCCGGAGGGGCCGACGGAGCTCGTCACGAGCTTCCGCTCCGTTCCCGGCGTCGTCGACTTCGTGAACGCCGTCTTCGGCCCCCTCCTCGTCCCCGACGGCGAGGCACCGGCCCGCTTCGCGCCGCTCACGCCGGTGCGGCCGGCGCTCGACGGGGGCGCCCCGGTCGTCGTGCTCGGCGGTGCCGCCGAGGGCCGCGAGCGGGCGGACGAGCGGCGCGCCCGGGAGGCGGCCGACGTCGCCGAGGCGATCGTGCGGGCGGTCGAGGAGGGCTGGACGGTCGAGGTCGCAGGCGCGCGCCGCCCGGCGCGCTTCGGCGACGTCGCCCTCCTCGTGCCGCGCCGCACCGGTCTCGCCGTCTTCGAGGAGGCGCTCGACGACGCCGGCGTCCCCTACCGGGTCGAGTCCGTCTCCCTCGTCTACCGGGCGCAGGAGGTGCGCGACCTCCTGGCCTGCCTGCGCGCCCTCGCCTACCCCGCGGACGCCTCCGCCGTCGTCGCGGCGCTGCGTACCCCGCTGTTCGGCTGCAGCGACGACGACCTCCTCGCCCACCGGCGCGCGGGCGGGAGCTGGAGCCTCGACGCGCCGCGGCCCGTCGGCTCCCCCGAGCGGGTCGCGACCGCCCTCGACTACCTCGCCGAGGCCGCCGTGCGCTGCCGACTGAGCGGAGTGGTCGACACCGTCCTCGCGCTCGTCCACGAGCGGCGCGCGCGCCAGCTCGCCGTCGCGCTGCGCCACGGGCCCGAGGCCGTGCGCCGGATCGACTTCGTCGTCGAGGAGGCGCGCGCCTTCGCCGAGGCGGGCGGCACCGGCCTCGCCGAGCTGCTGGCGTGGGCGGAGCTGCGCGCCGCCAACAACGCGCGCCTCGTCGAGGCGCCCGGCGAGCAGGGCGACGCGGTCTCCATTCGCACGGTGCACGGCGCGAAGGGCCTCGAGTTCCCGATCGTCGTGCTCGCCGAGCTCGGCAGCGCTGCGTCCGCCCAGTCCGGCCCGCGCCTCGTGGTCGGCGGGGACGGACGGCCCGAGCTGCGGGTGCGCGCCGGCCTCGAGACCCCGGGGTTCGCCGCGCTCGCCGCCGAGGAGGCGCGCCGCGAGGAGGGCGAGCGGCGGCGGCTCGCCTACGTCGGCGCGACCCGCGCCCGCGACCACCTCGTCGTCGCGCTCCACCACGCGCCGGCGCGCTCGGGCCGGCCGTCGCTCGCCGAGCTCGTCGCCAGCCGCCTCGAGGCGGCGCCCGGCTCGTGGCGTCGCCTCGGCCCGCGCCGCGCCCCGGCACCCGGTCGGGCGCTCGGCGCGCCCGGCGCCGAGCCGGACCCCCCCGTCGACGAGCCTGCCTACGACGCCCTGCTCGCGCGCCGTGCGCAGCTCGCCGCGTCGGCCGGCCGACCGACGAGCGTGGCGGCAACCGCCCTCGTCGCCACCGTCCCCGAGGAGGCCGAGCGCCGGGCCGCGACGGCCCTCGGCCGGGCGGTCCACGCGCTGCTCCAGGTGGTCGACCTGCGGGGCGGCGACGACCTCGCGGCCCTGGCGCGCCGCACGGCCGCCGCCGAGGGCTGCCCCGAGCTCGCCGCGAGCGTGGCCTCCCTCGCCTCGGCCGCGCTCGCGTCGCCGGTCTTGCGGCGCGCGGCGCTCGCCGACGTCGTCGAGCGCGAGGTCCCCGTCACGGCGGTGCTGCCGGAGGGCAACCTCGACGGCGTCGTGGACCTCGTGTTCGTGCAGGGGGGCGAGCTCGTCGCGGTCGACTACAAGACGGACGTGCTCGCCGCCCCCGGCCTGGCCCGCGCCGCCGCGGCCGGCCACCGCCTGCAGGCCGGCGCCTACGCCCTCGCCCTCGGCGGCGCGCTCGGCCGCCCGGTCGACCGCTTCACCTTCGTCTTCCTCGCCGCGCCCGGCGGGGCGGTCGAGGTCGAGGTCGCCGACCTGCCCGCGGCGTGCGCGGCCGCCCGGGCGGCGGCCGCGGCGGCGCTCGGCGGGCGCGGCTGA
- a CDS encoding PD-(D/E)XK nuclease family protein has product MPGRVRTVAYGPPAFAALAEAVEAAKEADPLAPVHVVVASRRAAFDLRRRLARAGGRTGLVNVRLEPLADLAASLASRAGLLGERRPATAAALAAAARGALRASPGRLAAVAAHPSTEAELATVYLDLRRHEDGLAALARLERHDRDLVRLVRAMRAALEPRFHDDVDRLEAARRALESWPEGRIGSVVVHLPEDLSPAERRLLAALGRAGALTVHVGLVGDPAADAPAAELVRELVAAGLTLVGELPDPPSPGEADTAVAGLRVLEAEDPDAEVRAAVRLLLERLEAGAEPARLALLCTSWRRYASRAAACLEEAGLAWNGPSPRRLADAPTARVLACLLALAEGGLSRSGVVALLAAGPVRDPDGGLAPLGEWDRCSRLAGVVGGDAAAWRRQLGALVEEASVEARRRSGKGADGTEVAPGGGAERAELAATALARFVTGLEARLAAGTRLARWSGFVEWAASLLRAYLGPDEERASWPGFAGPADRAVVGALESLAELDGLDPSPDLTRFSAAVARALDRSAAPSGHLGSGILLAPLELAAGLDLDSAVVLGCVEGALPRRARSSPLLGQAQRRALGLAAASAAEVVVADRRRLLAAARSCVRAVVALPRRDGTTGRRPVRSRFVPAPAGDGLPARSSWPPIGRDELEVALLERARRGGEPLARHFLVGRAPQLRAGLELIGGRQAFGPYSGRVGVRGLAETLATRAFSPTTLERYATCPFAYFLEHELGCEVVDPPEARLDLDPRERGRILHEVLERFVRELVEAPVEEAGDGPGSEARLAAIAEEVFARYERLGRTGRPALWLRRRRQLLALLEAERRRDAARRAASGAVPVAVERSFGMAGQPPVRLRIAGRELAFRGTIDRIDRAPDGTLAVIDYKSGAPNDFAGLERDPVDAGRHLQLPLYGLAARSLDGEPARVAATYRFLDHGGDRFGIEVDEATVRRLEEVLTVLVSSIDAGCFPLRPGRAERGGFAHCRRCDFDRLCVADRARAWDEARAAPELAAYVSLVEQAGDA; this is encoded by the coding sequence GTGCCGGGCCGCGTGCGCACCGTCGCCTACGGCCCCCCCGCCTTCGCTGCGCTGGCTGAGGCGGTGGAGGCGGCGAAGGAGGCAGATCCCCTCGCGCCGGTCCACGTCGTCGTCGCCTCCCGTCGCGCCGCCTTCGACCTGCGCCGCCGGCTCGCCCGGGCCGGGGGGCGCACCGGCCTCGTGAACGTGCGCCTCGAACCCCTCGCCGACCTCGCCGCGTCGCTCGCGAGCCGCGCCGGCCTGCTCGGCGAGCGGCGACCGGCTACGGCGGCGGCGCTCGCGGCGGCGGCGCGCGGCGCGCTGCGTGCGTCGCCCGGCCGGCTCGCCGCGGTGGCAGCGCACCCGTCGACGGAGGCGGAGCTCGCCACCGTCTACCTCGACCTGCGCCGCCACGAGGACGGGCTCGCGGCGCTCGCGCGCCTCGAGCGGCACGACCGCGACCTCGTCCGGCTGGTGCGTGCCATGCGCGCCGCCCTCGAGCCGAGGTTCCACGACGACGTCGACCGCCTCGAGGCAGCGCGCCGAGCGCTCGAGTCGTGGCCGGAAGGCCGCATCGGCAGCGTCGTCGTCCACCTCCCCGAGGACCTCTCGCCGGCCGAGCGGCGTCTCCTCGCCGCGCTCGGCCGGGCCGGGGCGCTCACCGTCCACGTCGGACTCGTCGGCGACCCCGCCGCGGACGCGCCAGCGGCCGAGCTCGTGCGCGAGCTGGTCGCCGCCGGCCTCACCCTCGTCGGCGAGCTTCCGGACCCGCCCTCGCCGGGCGAGGCCGACACGGCCGTCGCTGGCCTGCGCGTCCTCGAGGCCGAGGACCCCGACGCCGAGGTGCGTGCCGCCGTGCGCCTCCTCCTCGAGCGCCTCGAGGCGGGTGCCGAGCCCGCCCGCCTGGCCCTCCTGTGCACGTCGTGGCGCCGCTACGCCTCGCGTGCGGCGGCATGCCTGGAGGAGGCCGGCCTCGCCTGGAACGGGCCGAGCCCGAGGCGCCTCGCCGACGCCCCGACCGCGCGGGTCCTCGCCTGCCTCCTCGCGCTCGCGGAGGGCGGCCTCAGCCGTTCGGGCGTCGTGGCGCTCCTCGCGGCCGGTCCGGTGCGCGACCCCGACGGGGGCCTCGCGCCGCTCGGGGAGTGGGACCGCTGCTCGCGTCTTGCGGGCGTGGTCGGCGGCGACGCCGCCGCCTGGCGGCGCCAGCTCGGCGCGCTCGTCGAGGAGGCCAGCGTCGAGGCGCGCCGGCGCTCCGGGAAGGGCGCCGACGGCACCGAGGTGGCGCCGGGCGGCGGCGCCGAGCGCGCCGAGCTGGCGGCCACCGCCCTGGCGCGCTTCGTCACCGGGCTCGAGGCGCGGCTCGCGGCCGGAACCCGCCTCGCGCGCTGGTCGGGTTTCGTCGAGTGGGCGGCGTCGCTCCTCCGGGCGTACCTCGGTCCCGACGAGGAGCGCGCTTCGTGGCCCGGCTTCGCCGGTCCAGCCGACCGCGCCGTCGTCGGTGCCCTCGAGAGCCTCGCCGAGCTGGACGGCCTCGACCCGTCGCCCGACCTGACGCGCTTTTCTGCGGCCGTGGCGCGCGCGCTGGACCGCTCGGCCGCGCCGTCCGGCCACCTCGGGTCAGGGATCCTCCTCGCGCCGCTCGAGTTGGCCGCCGGCCTCGACCTCGACAGCGCCGTCGTGCTCGGCTGCGTCGAGGGTGCGCTCCCCCGGCGGGCGCGCTCGAGCCCGCTGCTCGGCCAGGCGCAGCGGAGGGCCCTCGGGCTCGCGGCCGCGAGCGCGGCGGAGGTGGTGGTCGCCGACCGCAGGCGCCTGCTCGCTGCGGCCAGGTCGTGCGTGCGCGCGGTCGTCGCCCTCCCTCGACGCGACGGGACGACCGGGCGGCGGCCGGTCCGCTCGCGCTTCGTCCCCGCGCCCGCCGGTGACGGCCTGCCGGCCCGGAGCTCCTGGCCACCGATCGGGCGCGACGAACTCGAGGTCGCCCTCCTGGAGCGGGCGCGCCGTGGCGGGGAGCCGCTCGCCAGGCACTTCCTCGTCGGGCGAGCCCCGCAGCTTCGCGCCGGTCTCGAGCTCATCGGCGGGCGGCAGGCCTTCGGACCCTACAGCGGACGTGTGGGCGTCCGCGGCCTCGCCGAGACGCTCGCCACCAGGGCGTTCTCGCCGACGACCCTCGAGCGCTACGCCACGTGTCCGTTCGCCTACTTCCTCGAGCACGAGCTCGGCTGCGAGGTCGTCGACCCGCCGGAGGCCCGCCTCGACCTCGACCCGCGCGAGCGCGGCCGGATCCTCCACGAGGTGCTGGAGCGCTTCGTGCGCGAGCTCGTCGAGGCCCCCGTCGAGGAGGCCGGCGACGGCCCCGGCAGCGAGGCGCGCCTCGCGGCGATCGCGGAGGAGGTCTTCGCCCGCTACGAGCGGCTCGGCCGTACGGGCCGGCCCGCCCTGTGGCTGCGCCGACGCCGGCAGCTCCTCGCCCTCCTCGAGGCCGAGCGCCGACGCGACGCGGCGCGGCGCGCCGCGTCGGGCGCGGTTCCGGTCGCCGTCGAGCGCTCCTTCGGCATGGCCGGGCAGCCCCCCGTGCGGCTGCGCATCGCCGGCCGCGAGCTCGCCTTTCGCGGGACGATCGACCGTATCGACCGCGCACCGGACGGCACGCTCGCCGTCATCGACTACAAGTCCGGCGCCCCGAACGACTTCGCCGGCCTCGAGCGCGACCCGGTCGACGCCGGGCGCCACCTCCAGCTCCCCCTCTACGGTCTCGCCGCGCGCTCCCTCGACGGCGAGCCGGCGCGCGTCGCCGCCACCTACCGCTTCCTCGACCACGGCGGCGACCGTTTCGGTATCGAGGTGGACGAGGCGACGGTGCGGCGCCTCGAGGAGGTCCTCACCGTCCTCGTGTCCTCGATCGATGCCGGGTGCTTCCCGCTGCGCCCGGGCCGAGCCGAGCGCGGCGGGTTCGCGCACTGCCGCCGCTGCGACTTCGACCGCCTGTGCGTCGCGGACCGGGCGCGCGCCTGGGACGAGGCGCGCGCCGCCCCCGAGCTCGCCGCCTACGTGTCCCTCGTCGAGCAGGCGGGCGATGCCTGA
- a CDS encoding phosphoadenylyl-sulfate reductase, with translation MAAVMGREPDATEEAAPPGAIALAELAEVAEALETESPLEVLRWAASRFRERILVTSSFQDCVLVDLVRRVAPEVPIAFLDTGFHFPETLAYLRQVERRYGFTVRVVSAGLGPEESPCGAPDCCERRKVAPLRELLRDYDAWVTGVKRVDTPERADAPVVGFDPGKGVVKVNPIATWTEDDVDAYVAQRGLPRHPLSARGYRSIGCAPVTAPVAEGDHPRAGRWAGTGKTECGLHL, from the coding sequence GTGGCCGCCGTCATGGGCCGGGAACCCGACGCCACCGAGGAAGCGGCGCCTCCCGGGGCGATCGCGCTCGCCGAGCTCGCCGAGGTCGCCGAGGCGCTCGAGACGGAGAGCCCCCTCGAGGTGCTCCGCTGGGCCGCCTCGCGCTTTCGAGAGCGCATCCTCGTCACCTCGTCGTTCCAGGACTGCGTCCTCGTCGACCTCGTGCGGCGCGTGGCACCCGAGGTGCCGATCGCGTTCCTCGACACCGGCTTCCACTTCCCCGAGACGCTCGCCTACCTGCGCCAGGTCGAGCGCCGCTACGGGTTCACCGTGCGCGTCGTCTCCGCCGGCCTCGGGCCCGAGGAGTCCCCCTGCGGCGCGCCGGACTGCTGCGAGCGGCGCAAGGTCGCGCCGCTTCGCGAGCTGCTGCGCGACTACGACGCGTGGGTCACCGGCGTGAAGCGGGTCGACACGCCCGAGCGCGCCGACGCGCCGGTCGTCGGCTTCGACCCTGGCAAGGGGGTGGTCAAGGTGAACCCCATCGCCACCTGGACCGAGGACGACGTCGACGCGTACGTCGCGCAGCGGGGCCTGCCGCGTCACCCGCTCAGCGCACGCGGGTACCGCTCGATCGGCTGCGCGCCGGTCACCGCCCCGGTCGCGGAGGGCGACCACCCGCGTGCCGGTCGCTGGGCCGGCACGGGCAAGACCGAGTGCGGCCTGCACCTCTGA
- a CDS encoding bifunctional precorrin-2 dehydrogenase/sirohydrochlorin ferrochelatase, producing MPLDAPALPVSLVVAGRRCLVVGGGPVALRKASALCEAGAALTAVAPSFVEGFLELPARLHRRPYQPGEAASYRLVVAATGRREVDRQVSADAEAAGVLVNAVDDPASCSLIWPAVLRRGCVTVAVSTGGASPALASWLRDRIAALVGPETAVLAELVGAARRAVHEAGSSTEGLDWPAAIATAEGALAEGGTEAAARALARWVTAALGPTGSGGPAGPDGGARQGGTPGGG from the coding sequence GTGCCACTCGACGCACCGGCCCTACCCGTCTCGCTCGTCGTGGCGGGCCGCCGCTGCCTCGTCGTCGGCGGCGGCCCGGTCGCGCTGCGGAAGGCGTCGGCGCTCTGCGAGGCGGGCGCCGCGCTCACGGCCGTCGCGCCGAGCTTCGTCGAGGGCTTCCTCGAGCTGCCGGCCCGCCTCCACCGGCGCCCCTACCAGCCGGGCGAGGCCGCCAGCTACCGTCTCGTCGTCGCGGCGACTGGTCGGCGCGAGGTGGACCGGCAGGTCTCCGCCGACGCGGAGGCGGCCGGCGTCCTCGTCAACGCCGTCGACGACCCGGCGAGCTGCTCGCTCATCTGGCCAGCCGTGCTGCGCCGCGGCTGCGTGACGGTCGCGGTGTCGACCGGCGGGGCGAGCCCCGCGCTCGCCAGCTGGCTGCGCGACCGCATCGCCGCGCTCGTCGGCCCGGAGACGGCGGTCCTCGCCGAGCTCGTCGGCGCGGCGCGCCGAGCCGTGCACGAGGCGGGCAGCTCGACCGAGGGCCTCGACTGGCCCGCGGCGATCGCGACGGCCGAGGGCGCACTCGCCGAGGGCGGCACCGAAGCAGCCGCCCGCGCCCTGGCGCGCTGGGTGACGGCAGCGCTCGGCCCGACGGGCTCCGGAGGGCCTGCCGGGCCGGACGGCGGGGCCCGCCAGGGCGGGACGCCGGGGGGCGGCTAA